The Populus nigra chromosome 4, ddPopNigr1.1, whole genome shotgun sequence genome contains the following window.
ctcttttctttttcttcactgATTCGCTTTGTGTTTCTATAAGATTTTCCTTGAATACGCTATTGGAATTGTTGGCAATAAgttatcgttttaatatgttcaCCAGCTATACATGTCTAaaatgttgaaatttttttgacaaCAGGAAAGGTGATTCTGGAGTCCGCGATTCTGACAACTGTGGTGGTTGTCAGTCTCACTATGTACACATTCTGGGCAGCTAGGAGAGGCCATGATTTTAACTTCCTAGGCCCCTTCTTGTTTGGTGCAGTCATGGTTCTTATGGTATTTGCTTTCATCCAGGTATGTTTATTCACCTGCTTCCTGTGTTTCTTTATTTGAATCTTGTTATTTCCCCCCTCTAGTGTTtgaattttcatggtttttctgAATGCTTCAAATTGTTCCTGGCTGCAGATTCTCTTTCCATTGGGCAGAATCTCTGTGATGATTTATGGGTGCCTGGCTTCAATCATATTCTGTGGATACATCATATATGACACCGATAACCTAATCAAGCGGTACAGTTATGATGAATACATATGGGCCTCAGTGAGTTTGTATCTGGACATCCTCAATCTCTTCCTCGCGCTGCTAACCATCTTCAGAGCCGCCGATAGCTGAAATCACTGTCCAGTATCTGTATACAAGACcatttttcagtttttgttcCTCTTGGGcattcaattaaatcaaactgTAAACTTCAATTGTACTATACTATTTTCATCGCCTTTTTTGCCCTCATATCTCCATT
Protein-coding sequences here:
- the LOC133691179 gene encoding protein LIFEGUARD 2-like, yielding MWAQPYGKTDLEAGARPLYPMMLESPQLRWAFIRKVYSILCFQLLLTIAVAAMVVSIRPIAVFFSTTGAGLALYIVLILTPFITLLPMYYYHQKHPVNYFLLGFFTISLAFAVGLTCAFTEGKVILESAILTTVVVVSLTMYTFWAARRGHDFNFLGPFLFGAVMVLMVFAFIQILFPLGRISVMIYGCLASIIFCGYIIYDTDNLIKRYSYDEYIWASVSLYLDILNLFLALLTIFRAADS